TTTCGGTATAGGACGCCCCCGGAGGGGCAGTGTTTCGGACTTTGTCCTTTCCCGGTTCTCCAAAGAAGAGGAAGCGGAGCTGCCGGATCTGCTTCTCAAGGGAGTTCAGATTCTGGAAGAGTTCATTCGCAAGGAGAAACAATGAACCACGAATTATCCCTCAGGGTAATCGAGTATTTTGGAACCGACTCCAGAAGAATTCACCACGCCATGCAGGTCTACGGTTTTGCCGAGACAATTCTTCTTGCAGAAGGGATTGTCGGCAAGGAAAGGCAGGTCATTGAAACAGCAGCCCTTATCCATGACATCGGGATTCCTGAGGCGGAACGAAAACACGGCTCTTCCGCCGGCAATTACCAGGAGCTCGAAGGACCTCCCCTGGCCCGGACAATCCTTGAAGGACTCTCATACCCGGAGGAGGTAATCAATCGCGTCTGCTTCATAATAGCCAACCACCACAGCTACACTAAAATTGACGGCATCGACTTCCGCATACTCGTGGAAGCCGATCTTATCGTCAATATCTACGGCAACACCATGTCCCGGCAAGCCGCAGACACCCTGATCAGCAAACACTTTGTCACTGCCGCCGGGAGGCGAATCGCCGAAGGGATGTATCAGGGGTATTGAGCTCCCGCGACACCAACATATACCGAGTACACAGCATGGGTTCCCATGATGAACAGCTGATTTCGTTTCTTTCCGCCAAAGGTGAGGTTGGCAACGACATCAGGGACCAGGATCTTACCGAGAAGCTCTCCCCCGGGAGAATAACAGTGAACACCGTCAGCTGCACTGCTCCAGACATTTCCGTCGATATCAACCCTGAATCCGTCGGAAATCCCCGGATTCACTTCGACAAAGACCGTGTTCCCGCTTAACTCATTTCCATCTTTCACTTGGAAACGACGAATATGGTGGGCTCCATTCTTGTCGTGGGTAGCTCCCGTATCCGAAATATAGAGGTATTTTTCATCGGGAGAAAAGGCCAGACCGTTGGGCATCTGGAAATCATCGGCCACGACCGTCAGCTTCTCTTCCTTCGGGTCATACCGAAATACATAGTTCTTTCCTGTTTCGCTGGGGCTGCGCTTTCCCTCGTAATCAGACATGATGCCGTAGGGAGGATCGGTGAACCAGATTGTACCATCCGATTTAACAACGACATCATTCGGAGAATTAAGACGTTTCCCTTCATAATTATCAACCAGCACGGTTATCGATCCGTCTATTTCCGTGCGGGTAACCCTCCGGGAAAGATGCTCGCAGCTTATAAGGCGTCCCTGTCTGTCCCGGGTATTGCCATTGGAATTATTCGATGGCGACCTGAATACGCTCACCCCCAGACCATCAACCCAGCGCATCATGCGGTTATTGGGAATATCACTCCAGACAAAATAGTCCCCATCGGAAAAATAGACCGGACCTTCGCACCACTTCATTCCGTCATGAACCAGTTCCAGGTCACAGTTTCCCAGCAGATAATACCGGAACCGTTCATCAAAAATTTCATAATCCCGAATACGTTCTCCCATACCTTGCTCCTTGTCTTTACGTACTCTTCAGCTGCCGAATAATACTGTCCAGCAATACAGAAAAGATGATGACCACACCGACGGCGGCTCCCTGCCAGAAGGGTGATACCCCGAGAAGATTTAATCCATTGTTAAGAACCGTAATAATGGCTATACCTATAAGCGTTCCCAGGAGCCCCCCCTTGCCGCCGGCAAGACTTGTTCCTCCGATGACGACTGCAGCAATGGCATTCAATTCAATATTTATGCCCGTATCAGGATCGACTGCTCCCAGGCGGGATGTAAGAATCAATCCGGAAACAGCGCAAAGAAAACCGGTAATTGCATAGGTCAGCGCCGTATAAAAACGGACGCGTACGCCCGAAAGATGAGCGGCCTCTTCGTTGCTTCCGATGGCATAAATATATAAACCGACCTTCGTCTGTTTCAGCATGAAATAGGCCATTCCAAACAACACAATGAACACAATAAGGTACAAGGGAACGCTTCCGATCTCTGCATTTCCGAAAAAGCGATACGCCTCAGGAAGTCCCACCAGCGAACGGCCATCCGTCAGCAGATATGTGGCCGATCGCCCTATGGATAAAAAGCCCAGGGTGACTATAAACGCCGCCAACCGCGCATATGCCACAAGAAAACCCTTAATGACACCGACAAGGGTTCCCAAAAGCAGCATGGCAACAACGCCCGGAATTACACCGAACTGCTGCATTACGATTCCACCGAACATTGCTGCCACCGCGGCGTTACTGCCTACGGACAGATCTATACCCCCCGTCAGGATTACAAGGGTTTGACCTATGGCAATAATCCCCAGAAATGTTGCCTGCCAGAACAGGTTTCGAAAGTTGCGAATGGTAAGGAACCTCGGGGTCAGTATCGTCAGTACCAGACAGAGAAGGATGAATGCAATTGTCATGACAATCTCAACCTGGGATGTGTAGGACAGCAGCTTATTCCCTTTCTCTTTCCATTTCTGAATTAAATTTGGCGACCCGTACATAGTCTCTTTCATGAATTTTCTACCTCGTTTGTTGATGCACTGGACGCATAGCGTATTATTTTCTCCTCATCTGCCTCTGACCAGTCCAGTTCTTTTACAATTGTGCCGGAATTCATAACCAGTATTCGATCGCTTAAGGCCAGGATTTCCGGTAATTCCGAGGATATCAGAATGATTCCCTTGCCTTCCTGCACAAGCTGATCGATCAATGTATAGATTTCGTATTTCGCACCAATATCTATTCCCCTGGTCGGTTCATCGAGGATAAGGATATCAGGATCCAGGGTCAGCCATTTTGCGAAGACGACCTTCTGCTGATTCCCCCCGGAAAGAGAATCCACGGGGTCCGAGACTTCACCAATACGAATTCGCAGATCATCCACCCGTTTTCTGACAATCCGATCCCCCTCCCGTTTAGCAAGAATCATCCCTGAACCAAGGGCATAATGGGCAAGCAGCAGGTTATCCTGGATGCTCATGTTGACAATCAAACCGTGACTCTTTCTGTTTTCCGGAAGCATGCCGATACCCTGCTGAATCGCTTTTCTCGGGGATCGGAAGATCTGGGACCGACTGCCTGTTGATACAGCACCTTCCTTCAGTTTATCTGCACCAAAAATCGCCCGGGCAAATTCGGTTCGGCCGGCGCCGACCAATCCTGAAAGTCCGACAATCTCGCCCCGACGCACGGTAATGTCACAGCCGCGGCAACGGGGTCCATTGTTTACATTCTGCGCCTGCAACAGGATTTCTCCAGGTTCACGTCTTTTCCGAATGGAAAAAAGGTCCCCGATCTCCCTTCCAACCATCGAGGCAATCAGTTCATCAGGAGTTGTTTCTGCTGTTACAAAATCGTTAGTTTTTTCTCCGTCCCGTAAAACGACGATACGATTGGAAAGTTCAAATATCTCTTCTATTTTATGGGTAACAAAAACAACCGTTGTACCATGATTTTTTTGCAGGCGTCGAACTAATTGAAACAGCTTATCTACTTCCCTGGGACTCAGGGCGGCGGTAGGCTCATCCAGAATCAAAAGCCGGGCTTCGTATGCGATACCTTTCAGAATTTCCAGAATCTGCTGTTCCGCGACAGACAGATTGGAAACGAGAATATCGGGATCGACCGGAAGATCCCAGCCAATCTGACTGTAGAGCTCAAGGGCTCTTTTACGCATATCCTTTCGGTTCAAGAGGGTTTTTGTCGTCCCCCTGGCGCAGTCGGAAAGATACAGGTTTTCCGCAATTGAAAGGTCCGGCACAAGGTTGAATTCCTGAAGAACAATCCCTATACCTGAATCAATTGCCTCGTTTGTATCCCGAAACGATACACGCCTGCCTTCAAGCAGAAGCTCTCCACTGTCATACCCCTGAACCCCGGCGATTATTTTTGCCAGTGTTGATTTTCCAGCACCATTTTCACCTACAAGTGCCAGGGTATCACCTTTTTCGATGGTCATGCTGACATTATTCAGGGCCTGGATTCCACCAAAGCGTTTGCTTATCTCTTTTACTTCAATTAACGGATACACATCATCCCCTATGCTATGCAGAAGCACTGCGGACACAATAACTGATCCTGTTGCCCGGCTTTACGGCCGGGTAACAGGAATGTATATATGTCCTGCCGAGACACCCTCGTTTATTTCTGAGCTTCCAATTCCGCAGGAAAGACATTATCTGCCAGCTGGTCTTCCACATCGAGCACGTTTTCGCGGGTGACCAGAATGGTCGGAACGAGAACTCTCTCCTCCGGAGTCTCACCATTCAGGTATTTCCACATTGCCTTGAAGGACTCCCGGCCCATAAGCACAGGCTGCTGCATGGAAGCCGCGGCAATCCTGTCACCTGATTTTATTGCTTCAACCGTTTCAGGGCTGCCGTCGAATCCGACGTGGGCTATGTTCTTGTAGTCTCCGGTATTTTCAAGAGCAGACAGGGCGCCAAGGTTTGCTTCATCGTGCTGGGTAAACAGGCCGTGAAGGTTCTCATGCGCAGCCATCAGATCCTGAGTAAAGTTGAATGATTCTCCCCGGGTATACTGATTGCACTGCAGCAGATTAACGACGTTGATTCCGGCTTCGGTCATGGCTTTTTCGAATCCTGCGGTGCGGTCACGTCCATTCTGCCGGGCCTGGGAGATAGCAATCTGAGCGACGTCTCCGTTCTCCCATCCTTTTTTCTTCATGATCCGGGCCAGATACTCGCCTGCCTGATAGGCACCTTCAAAGTTGTCGGAAATGATAAAGGATACGTATTCACCGGAGTCGGTTCCAATGTCACTGATAACTACGGGGATACCGTCGGCCTTTGCCAGTTCAAGAACCGGAGGACAGGAGGCACTGTCGGTGGGTGAAATGATAATTCCATCCACTCCTCGCTGAATCAGATCCTGCACGTTCTGCAGCTGAGTTGCAGCATTCAATTCGGAATCCGAATCAATTATGGTTACCTTCTGACCGAGCTTTTCCGCTTCCTGCTTTATTCCATCGGACACATTTTTCCAGAACGGAACATGAAGCGCGGGGGTTACATAAGCAATGGTTATTCCTTCGGAATCACCAGTCGCCTCCTGTTCACCGGCAGAAAAGACAGCTCCCACCAGAAAACAGCTTACAATAAGACACAACAATAGTTTCTTCATACTATTTCTCCTTTCAGTTTTTATGAGCAATATTTATGCCACATACAGCATATCTTTGAGATACTATCAATAATCTTTTTCCCAGCAAGGATTTATCAATAATACACTTTATGTTGACAGAAATATTCCGGCCGCCGTATAGTCAAAGGTGTGCATTTTGAAAACAATGAAACTACACAGTGTGTGAAATTATGATACAACAATTGGAAAAGAAATGCTCTGTCCTTGTTGTGGATGACAGGGAAAAGGTCTGCCAGACACTTGTCAAGAATTTTGTAAAACTGGGTTACGAGGCAGACTTCGTTACTTCCGGATCTGAAGTTCTTCGCACAATACGCAAAAACCGGCCGGATACCGTCCTTCTGGACATTATGCTCGGAAGCGACGATGGTATCGAAATCCTGAAAATGGTAAAGCATGAAAACCCTGATCTTCCGGTCATAATGATAACCGGATACGCATCCATTGATTCTGCTGTACAGTCTCTCAGATGCGGCGCCTATGATTATGTTCAGAAACCCCTCGAATTTGAGGAACTGAGAGAGATTGTCGACCGTGCAGTCAGGGAAAATTCATCCGGGATGTCACAGCCCGGTCAGGAAACTTCATTTCCAAAGATTGTTACCCAGAGTAAAGAAATGCTCTCCATAATCAAGCAGATTGACAAGCTGGCACCCAGCGATCTTCCCATCCTGATTCTCGGAGAAAACGGGACAGGGAAGGAACTGATTGCTGATCGAATTCATCGAAAGTCAAAGCGAAGCTGCCGGCAGATGCTGAAAATAAACTGCGCGGCTCTGCCCGAATCGCTTCTTGATAACGAGCTTTTCGGACATGAGAAAGGGGCCTACACAGGAGCAGAGTCGACCTTTCAGGGTGTCTTTGAGAAGGCCGACGGAAGCAGCCTGATGCTGGATGAAATCGGAGACATGTCGCTGTCCATACAGGCCAAGATTCTCAGGACTCTGCAGCATAACGAAATCAGGCGTATCGGAGGAACAGAAACCATATCCATAAATGTCCGATTCATTGCGGCTACCAACAAGGATATCGAAAGTCTCATAAAAAAAGGAGACTTCCGGGCGGACCTCTTCTATCGACTCAATACCGCTATTATTCGAGTCCCCCCCCTGAGAAACAGACGGGCCGATATCCTTCCCCTGGCACAAACGTTTCTGGAACAATACTCTCTGAAAAAGGGGATACCCGCAAAGTCACTGACGGACAAAGCTGCCGATATTCTGATGGAGTATCACTGGCCGGGCAATATACGGGAACTGAAGAATATTGTCGAGTACAGCGCAGCTATTACCGAGTTCTCCGACACCATCACCGACCGCGATCTTCCTCCGCAAATTATGGGAAAAGAAGATCTGTTCTCTTCAGATGACGATCCACTCAATATACGTGAAACCATGGAAAGAGAACTTATACAGAAAACCCTGCACAATACCCTGTTCAATAAAAGCGAAACTGCACGAATCCTTAAAATGAGCCGTCGAACCTTATACAATAAAATCCAACGCTACAATATTGATATATAAAGACCATGCCGGAAGTACCATTAATTGAGCTTAAAAATATCAATCTTGACTACGGAGACATTCCCGCCCTCCGTGACATTAACCTGTCCCTGCTGCCCGGAGAAGTGCACGGAATCGTGGGAGAACACGGTGCAGGCAAATCATCCCTGGGAAAAGTAATCAGTGGAGTAATCCGCCCTCAATCCGGTACTCTCTTATATAAAGGAAAACACTACGGAAACACATCTTTAAAAGAGGTAATGAAGCTCGGCATTCAGATGGTGTATCAGCATACACCGCTCATAGAAGATTTTACGGTGATAAAAAACCTGTATTTTGCTCATCAGCCTTCCGCTTTTTTTCGACGCCGCCAGCTGAATACCATCGCCGAAGAAGTGGATACCATAAAGAAAAAATATGGAATATCGATCGATACCAGTGCCCGGGTCCAGGACTTGAACCTGTCGGATAAAGCCGTGGTTGATATCATCAAACACGTCATATCCAGGCCCAGCCTGCTGATCCTTGACGAAGCGCTGGAAAAAATCGAAACAAAAAACCTGGGGCCGGTTATTGAACTCCTTCATGCCTTGAAAGACAATGGAATGTCGATTTTATTTATTACCCATCGAATCGATGATCTTTTTGAGTTTGCCGACCGGGTCAGCATTATACGAAACGGAACCGTTCTTCTAAGTGAGTATGTATACAATATAGATAAAATAAACCTCATCCGTATGACATATACGCAGATCAATAAAAAGAAATACCCGGGGGTATACAGCCAGGAATTCTATCGTCTGTTAAAGTATAATGAAGCCATTTTACGCAAATTGCCCATTAACCTTATAGTGATCGATACGAAGGAACATGTCCGCCTCGTAAACGAGTACTGTAAGGAGTATTTCGGCATTGACGACAATGCAAATATCGAATTGACCCTCGATCAGATCATCGACCGGGGATCAGAATCTTTTCGCTCATCCATGCAAAGCGCACTCAAAAAGCGAAAAGAGGAAGTCTTCTATCATCTTCCTCTTAGAATAGGAAATCGCGAAATCGTAACAAACCTGCGTGTTCTTCCCATCTTTGATAAAACCTCATTTATCGGTTCCATTATAATAATTGAAGATATAACTGAATACGATAAGCTGCAGAAGCAATATGTCTTATCGGAAAAACTGGCCTCCGTCGGACTGCTGTCTGCCGGAGTTGCTCACGAAATCAACAATCCCCTTGAAATAATGCTCAATCAACTCAACTATATCAAGCTTTCTTTCCAGAACCAGGAACTCATCAGTCTGATTGATGATGTTAAAGAGGAAGTTACATTCATCGCAAAGATCGTACGAAATCTGCTCTCCTTTACTGATAACCGAAAAGTTGAGGAAGACAACATAGAAATAAATCATCTTATAAACGAGGTGATACGTTTTGTACGATTTTCCGCCAAAAAGCGCTCTGTTCAGATAAGTGTGCATAATGCCCGGGATCCTCTTTATATCAAAGCGAATGCTGATGAGATACGACAGGTCTTTCTCAACCTCCTGAAAAACAGCTTCGAGGCAATGCCCGGAGGCGGAAAAATCAATATCAAGATCCAGTTTACAGAAATTAACGATAAGCACTATATTGAGGTGCGCCATTGTGATACCGGCCATGGGATTCAGACAGAAAACCCGGATGATATTTTTCTTCCCTTCTTTTCCACAAAAGAGAGTAATGGATTAAATAACGGCCTGGGGCTTTCCGTCAGCTATGGAATCGTAAGCAAATATAATGGAATAATACAGGCGGAAAATGATCCCAATGGAGGTTGCATCTTTGTCATAAGATTACCGCTCCAACAACCCGATGCAAAGGAGTAAAGGATGCAGCACTCCGAACTCTCAGCCGAAACCCTCAGCTTCATGAAGAACCTCGGATTCCCCAGGCTCAAGGTACATCACTCCTATAACCACTTCGATTTTACCGAAGGGGCACGCAGGATTCTTGTAATCGGACCCATGGGTTCGGGAAAAACGGAATTCTCCGCCCGGGTATGGCGGGACGCCCGTATAGCCAGGCAGAAATCCGGCGCCGTGGCGGAGCAGACAACCAGCGGAAGGGCGGACCGTCGTATCGTCTATTTTGTCCGTTCCGTAATGGACAAACTGCGCTTCCCAGACTATCCCGCCGACGCCCTGGCCTATCGCGGCGGCTACGAACGCTGCGGCGAGAATATCTGCTATATATCCAACTCCTTCGAACTGGAACAGGCCATTCACGACCACCCGGACGCGGGAACCTGGATTGTCGATGAAGCGAGTTTCTACGATGAGCGGACCGCCTACGTCGTCAAGGAGGCCTCGCTGCGGAACGATCTCGTCTTTATATTCCCCACCCTGGTGCTGAATTTCCGGCGGGACATATTCAACCGGACGACCCAGTTCCTGCTGGAAAACTGCACGGATATCTTTCCCCTGACAGCCTACTGTGAACACCCGGACTGTATCGAAGACTCCTTTTACACCTACCGCTATTACCGGATCGACGGAGAGGAGTGCCCCGCCCTCTACTTTGATCCCCTGATCGTCATCGGCGGGGATACAACGAAGGACGATCCCCGCCAGCCCAACTACTGCACCCGTTGCGACCGGCACCACTACCTGCCGGGGAAGGAGTACACCTATCTGGTGCTGAAACCCCTGGGAGAGAGTGCTTCCCGGGGTGATCTTGCACCCCTCCGCCGGGAACTTGAACTGATCAAATCGGATATTACCCGATCCCGGCTGCACAGCCACCTGGAGAACCGTTTTCTTCAGGGAGAATCCCCGGAACCGGTTAATCTGAATGCCCTGAAGGTCCCCTGTATCGCCGAAAAGGCGCTGATCTTCCTCTTTGCCGAACAGAACCTGATCTCAGAAGACCAGATGCGCCTCCTGGTCGGGGAACTGGATCTCGACCGGGAATACATGCAGCAGACCCTCCGGGACAACGGCCGTCCCCTGGACCTGGATCAGTTTACCCTCTCCTTCAAGTGAGGTTTTAGGATGATAATCAACAGCGCCCTGTTTTTGACAGCCCTGATCAACCCCATCAGCAAGATAGCTGTAATTTCCATGCTGCCGGAATCGGCCAGCATGAAAGACGTGGAAAAGATTGCCCTGAGATCCAGCCTGGTGGCCTTCGCGATGCTGATCGTCTTTGCCCTGGGGGGAAACCTGCTTTTTAAATCGGTATTCCATATCGAGCTCTATTCCTTCCAGAGCGTCGGGGGATTCGTCGTTTTCTTTTA
This genomic window from Marispirochaeta aestuarii contains:
- a CDS encoding SMP-30/gluconolactonase/LRE family protein translates to MGERIRDYEIFDERFRYYLLGNCDLELVHDGMKWCEGPVYFSDGDYFVWSDIPNNRMMRWVDGLGVSVFRSPSNNSNGNTRDRQGRLISCEHLSRRVTRTEIDGSITVLVDNYEGKRLNSPNDVVVKSDGTIWFTDPPYGIMSDYEGKRSPSETGKNYVFRYDPKEEKLTVVADDFQMPNGLAFSPDEKYLYISDTGATHDKNGAHHIRRFQVKDGNELSGNTVFVEVNPGISDGFRVDIDGNVWSSAADGVHCYSPGGELLGKILVPDVVANLTFGGKKRNQLFIMGTHAVYSVYVGVAGAQYP
- a CDS encoding ATP-binding cassette domain-containing protein, which codes for MPEVPLIELKNINLDYGDIPALRDINLSLLPGEVHGIVGEHGAGKSSLGKVISGVIRPQSGTLLYKGKHYGNTSLKEVMKLGIQMVYQHTPLIEDFTVIKNLYFAHQPSAFFRRRQLNTIAEEVDTIKKKYGISIDTSARVQDLNLSDKAVVDIIKHVISRPSLLILDEALEKIETKNLGPVIELLHALKDNGMSILFITHRIDDLFEFADRVSIIRNGTVLLSEYVYNIDKINLIRMTYTQINKKKYPGVYSQEFYRLLKYNEAILRKLPINLIVIDTKEHVRLVNEYCKEYFGIDDNANIELTLDQIIDRGSESFRSSMQSALKKRKEEVFYHLPLRIGNREIVTNLRVLPIFDKTSFIGSIIIIEDITEYDKLQKQYVLSEKLASVGLLSAGVAHEINNPLEIMLNQLNYIKLSFQNQELISLIDDVKEEVTFIAKIVRNLLSFTDNRKVEEDNIEINHLINEVIRFVRFSAKKRSVQISVHNARDPLYIKANADEIRQVFLNLLKNSFEAMPGGGKINIKIQFTEINDKHYIEVRHCDTGHGIQTENPDDIFLPFFSTKESNGLNNGLGLSVSYGIVSKYNGIIQAENDPNGGCIFVIRLPLQQPDAKE
- a CDS encoding substrate-binding domain-containing protein, whose protein sequence is MKKLLLCLIVSCFLVGAVFSAGEQEATGDSEGITIAYVTPALHVPFWKNVSDGIKQEAEKLGQKVTIIDSDSELNAATQLQNVQDLIQRGVDGIIISPTDSASCPPVLELAKADGIPVVISDIGTDSGEYVSFIISDNFEGAYQAGEYLARIMKKKGWENGDVAQIAISQARQNGRDRTAGFEKAMTEAGINVVNLLQCNQYTRGESFNFTQDLMAAHENLHGLFTQHDEANLGALSALENTGDYKNIAHVGFDGSPETVEAIKSGDRIAAASMQQPVLMGRESFKAMWKYLNGETPEERVLVPTILVTRENVLDVEDQLADNVFPAELEAQK
- a CDS encoding thymidine kinase, with protein sequence MQHSELSAETLSFMKNLGFPRLKVHHSYNHFDFTEGARRILVIGPMGSGKTEFSARVWRDARIARQKSGAVAEQTTSGRADRRIVYFVRSVMDKLRFPDYPADALAYRGGYERCGENICYISNSFELEQAIHDHPDAGTWIVDEASFYDERTAYVVKEASLRNDLVFIFPTLVLNFRRDIFNRTTQFLLENCTDIFPLTAYCEHPDCIEDSFYTYRYYRIDGEECPALYFDPLIVIGGDTTKDDPRQPNYCTRCDRHHYLPGKEYTYLVLKPLGESASRGDLAPLRRELELIKSDITRSRLHSHLENRFLQGESPEPVNLNALKVPCIAEKALIFLFAEQNLISEDQMRLLVGELDLDREYMQQTLRDNGRPLDLDQFTLSFK
- a CDS encoding ABC transporter permease; this encodes MKETMYGSPNLIQKWKEKGNKLLSYTSQVEIVMTIAFILLCLVLTILTPRFLTIRNFRNLFWQATFLGIIAIGQTLVILTGGIDLSVGSNAAVAAMFGGIVMQQFGVIPGVVAMLLLGTLVGVIKGFLVAYARLAAFIVTLGFLSIGRSATYLLTDGRSLVGLPEAYRFFGNAEIGSVPLYLIVFIVLFGMAYFMLKQTKVGLYIYAIGSNEEAAHLSGVRVRFYTALTYAITGFLCAVSGLILTSRLGAVDPDTGINIELNAIAAVVIGGTSLAGGKGGLLGTLIGIAIITVLNNGLNLLGVSPFWQGAAVGVVIIFSVLLDSIIRQLKST
- a CDS encoding HD domain-containing protein, with translation MNHELSLRVIEYFGTDSRRIHHAMQVYGFAETILLAEGIVGKERQVIETAALIHDIGIPEAERKHGSSAGNYQELEGPPLARTILEGLSYPEEVINRVCFIIANHHSYTKIDGIDFRILVEADLIVNIYGNTMSRQAADTLISKHFVTAAGRRIAEGMYQGY
- a CDS encoding sugar ABC transporter ATP-binding protein, with the translated sequence MYPLIEVKEISKRFGGIQALNNVSMTIEKGDTLALVGENGAGKSTLAKIIAGVQGYDSGELLLEGRRVSFRDTNEAIDSGIGIVLQEFNLVPDLSIAENLYLSDCARGTTKTLLNRKDMRKRALELYSQIGWDLPVDPDILVSNLSVAEQQILEILKGIAYEARLLILDEPTAALSPREVDKLFQLVRRLQKNHGTTVVFVTHKIEEIFELSNRIVVLRDGEKTNDFVTAETTPDELIASMVGREIGDLFSIRKRREPGEILLQAQNVNNGPRCRGCDITVRRGEIVGLSGLVGAGRTEFARAIFGADKLKEGAVSTGSRSQIFRSPRKAIQQGIGMLPENRKSHGLIVNMSIQDNLLLAHYALGSGMILAKREGDRIVRKRVDDLRIRIGEVSDPVDSLSGGNQQKVVFAKWLTLDPDILILDEPTRGIDIGAKYEIYTLIDQLVQEGKGIILISSELPEILALSDRILVMNSGTIVKELDWSEADEEKIIRYASSASTNEVENS
- a CDS encoding sigma-54-dependent transcriptional regulator, which translates into the protein MIQQLEKKCSVLVVDDREKVCQTLVKNFVKLGYEADFVTSGSEVLRTIRKNRPDTVLLDIMLGSDDGIEILKMVKHENPDLPVIMITGYASIDSAVQSLRCGAYDYVQKPLEFEELREIVDRAVRENSSGMSQPGQETSFPKIVTQSKEMLSIIKQIDKLAPSDLPILILGENGTGKELIADRIHRKSKRSCRQMLKINCAALPESLLDNELFGHEKGAYTGAESTFQGVFEKADGSSLMLDEIGDMSLSIQAKILRTLQHNEIRRIGGTETISINVRFIAATNKDIESLIKKGDFRADLFYRLNTAIIRVPPLRNRRADILPLAQTFLEQYSLKKGIPAKSLTDKAADILMEYHWPGNIRELKNIVEYSAAITEFSDTITDRDLPPQIMGKEDLFSSDDDPLNIRETMERELIQKTLHNTLFNKSETARILKMSRRTLYNKIQRYNIDI